From the genome of Winogradskyella forsetii, one region includes:
- the eno gene encoding phosphopyruvate hydratase, with translation MSFIINVHARQILDSRGNPTVEVDVTTENGIVGRAAVPSGASTGEHEAVELRDGGDAYMGKGVLKAVENVNGVLAQELVGVSVFAQNAIDQMMIDLDGTKNKSKLGANAILGVSLAVAKAAANELGMPLYRYVGGVSANTLPLPMMNIINGGSHSDAPIAFQEFMIMPVKAKNFTHAMQMGTEIFHNLKKVLHDRNLSTAVGDEGGFAPNLPGGTEDALDTIKNAVEKAGYKFGEDIKIALDCAAAEFYVDGAYDYTKFEGDKGVVRTSKEQASYLAELASKYPIISIEDGMDENDWDGWKDLTEQIGDKVQLVGDDLFVTNVERLSRGIENGIANSILIKVNQIGTLTETISAVNMAHNAGYTSVMSHRSGETEDNTIADLAVALNTGQIKTGSASRSDRMAKYNQLLRIEEELGDVAYFPGANAFKVK, from the coding sequence ATGAGTTTTATAATTAATGTACACGCAAGACAAATTTTAGATTCCAGAGGAAACCCAACTGTAGAAGTAGATGTCACTACAGAAAACGGCATCGTGGGAAGAGCTGCTGTACCTTCTGGTGCATCCACTGGTGAGCATGAAGCCGTTGAGTTAAGAGATGGTGGTGATGCCTACATGGGCAAAGGAGTTTTAAAGGCCGTAGAGAATGTGAACGGGGTTCTAGCTCAAGAATTAGTTGGCGTATCAGTTTTTGCCCAAAATGCTATCGATCAAATGATGATAGATTTAGATGGTACAAAAAACAAATCGAAATTAGGAGCTAACGCTATATTAGGTGTGTCTCTTGCAGTTGCTAAGGCTGCTGCTAACGAATTAGGAATGCCATTATACAGATATGTTGGAGGCGTTTCTGCAAACACCTTACCGCTACCAATGATGAACATCATTAATGGTGGTTCCCATAGTGATGCGCCAATTGCATTCCAAGAATTTATGATTATGCCTGTAAAGGCAAAAAACTTTACACATGCCATGCAAATGGGTACCGAGATTTTCCATAACCTTAAAAAGGTATTACACGATAGAAATCTTAGTACGGCTGTAGGTGATGAAGGTGGTTTTGCACCAAACTTACCAGGCGGAACGGAAGATGCTCTGGATACCATAAAAAATGCGGTTGAAAAGGCAGGTTACAAATTCGGTGAAGATATTAAAATTGCTTTAGATTGTGCTGCAGCAGAATTTTATGTTGATGGAGCTTACGATTATACAAAATTTGAAGGCGATAAAGGTGTGGTAAGAACCAGTAAGGAACAAGCAAGCTATTTAGCTGAATTAGCTTCAAAATACCCTATCATTTCAATTGAAGATGGTATGGACGAAAATGATTGGGACGGCTGGAAAGACCTTACCGAACAAATTGGCGATAAGGTACAATTAGTAGGTGATGATTTATTTGTAACTAACGTAGAGCGTTTATCTCGTGGTATTGAAAACGGCATAGCAAACTCTATTTTAATTAAAGTGAACCAAATTGGTACCTTGACCGAAACTATTTCAGCTGTAAACATGGCACACAACGCTGGTTACACCTCTGTAATGTCTCACAGATCTGGTGAAACAGAAGATAATACGATTGCAGATTTAGCGGTCGCTTTAAATACAGGACAGATAAAAACAGGTTCTGCATCACGAAGTGATCGTATGGCAAAATACAACCAGTTATTACGCATTGAAGAAGAATTAGGCGATGTGGCTTATTTCCCTGGAGCGAATGCTTTTAAGGTGAAGTAG
- a CDS encoding DUF481 domain-containing protein translates to MKSFILLIIFLITSFKSINAQIVNVESLRRISDTSKWSGAANLDISLIKNTQSIFKITNKIRLQYNTEKNLYLFINDLKLEQIEDNSFVNKGIQHLRYNRKIIERLKLEVFAQSQYDAISDIKFRGLLGIGPRFKLSKSQDYRFYLGTLLMYEHEESSDSNTKILRDVRGSAYFSCSLYPLEHISLVSTTYYQPLLKQFSDFRISNETSLGIKVLKNLLFKTTFTYNFDANPIIGIPKTQYELTNGIVYTFD, encoded by the coding sequence ATGAAGTCATTTATATTGTTAATCATTTTCTTGATTACCAGTTTTAAAAGTATTAATGCGCAAATTGTTAATGTGGAATCGTTACGGCGTATCTCGGATACCTCTAAATGGTCTGGTGCGGCAAATTTGGATATCAGTCTTATAAAAAATACACAATCCATTTTTAAGATTACCAATAAAATTAGGCTTCAATATAACACAGAGAAAAACCTCTACCTTTTTATTAACGATTTAAAACTGGAACAGATTGAGGATAATTCTTTTGTAAACAAGGGTATTCAGCATTTAAGATATAATAGAAAAATCATAGAGCGCTTAAAACTTGAAGTTTTTGCCCAAAGTCAATACGATGCTATTTCCGATATCAAATTCAGAGGCTTATTAGGTATTGGCCCACGTTTTAAACTCTCTAAAAGTCAGGATTATCGGTTTTATTTAGGCACACTTTTAATGTATGAACATGAAGAATCTTCTGATAGCAACACCAAAATATTACGGGATGTTAGAGGAAGCGCCTATTTTTCTTGTAGTCTGTATCCTTTGGAACATATATCTCTAGTGAGCACCACCTATTACCAACCTTTATTGAAACAATTCTCTGATTTTAGAATTTCCAATGAAACCTCTTTGGGTATTAAGGTTTTAAAAAACTTACTCTTTAAAACCACCTTTACCTATAACTTTGATGCGAATCCAATTATAGGCATTCCAAAAACACAGTATGAGTTGACTAATGGGATTGTTTATACGTTTGATTGA
- a CDS encoding citrate synthase, translating to MSDKATLEINGETYDFPIITGTENEVAIDVKSLRSSTGGVITLDPGYKNTGSCESAITFLDGEKGILRYRGYAIEELAEKASFLEVAYLLIFGELPTQDQLNKFDKDIKDHSVVDDDIKKILDAFPKSAHPMGVLSSLTSALTAFYPSSVDVSSEEEMYKAIVRILAKFPVLVAWTMRKKNGLPLDYGDNKLGYVENLLKMMFKSPSGDYEQNPILVNALDKLLILHADHEQNCSTSTVRIAGSSHAGLFVSLASGISALWGPLHGGANQAVLEMLEAIKADGGDTKKYMAKAKDKNDPFRLMGFGHRVYKNFDPRAKIIKVAADEVLGDLGVEDPILDIAKGLAKEALEDPYFVERKLYPNVDFYSGIIYRAMGIPVEMFTVMFAMGRLPGWISQWREMRMRKEPIGRPRQLYIGETLRPFKSIDKR from the coding sequence ATGTCAGATAAAGCTACATTAGAAATTAATGGTGAAACCTATGATTTTCCTATAATAACAGGAACAGAAAACGAAGTCGCTATTGATGTAAAAAGTTTAAGAAGTTCAACAGGAGGTGTGATTACCTTAGATCCAGGTTATAAAAATACAGGCAGTTGTGAAAGTGCGATTACATTTCTCGATGGCGAAAAAGGCATCTTAAGATATAGAGGTTATGCGATTGAAGAATTAGCAGAAAAAGCTAGTTTTTTAGAAGTCGCCTATTTATTGATTTTCGGGGAATTACCAACGCAAGACCAATTAAATAAATTTGACAAGGATATTAAAGATCATTCGGTTGTAGATGATGATATCAAAAAGATTTTAGATGCTTTTCCAAAATCTGCACATCCAATGGGCGTGTTGTCTTCTTTAACTAGTGCGCTTACAGCATTTTATCCATCCTCCGTAGATGTCAGCTCAGAAGAGGAAATGTACAAAGCTATTGTAAGAATATTAGCAAAGTTTCCAGTATTGGTAGCTTGGACTATGCGTAAAAAGAACGGGTTACCGTTGGATTATGGTGACAATAAATTAGGCTATGTAGAGAATTTATTAAAAATGATGTTTAAAAGCCCAAGTGGTGATTACGAACAAAATCCAATTTTAGTAAATGCATTGGATAAGCTTTTAATTCTTCATGCCGATCATGAACAAAACTGTTCTACATCAACGGTAAGAATTGCAGGTTCCTCGCATGCAGGTCTCTTTGTATCTTTGGCTTCAGGAATTTCTGCACTTTGGGGACCACTTCACGGTGGTGCTAACCAAGCCGTTTTAGAAATGCTGGAAGCTATAAAAGCCGATGGTGGAGATACTAAAAAATATATGGCAAAGGCCAAGGATAAGAATGATCCTTTCCGTTTAATGGGCTTTGGTCATCGCGTTTACAAAAATTTTGACCCAAGAGCGAAGATTATAAAAGTCGCTGCAGACGAAGTATTGGGAGATTTAGGTGTTGAAGATCCAATTTTGGATATCGCTAAAGGTTTAGCAAAAGAAGCCTTGGAAGATCCGTATTTTGTGGAAAGAAAATTATATCCTAATGTCGATTTCTATTCAGGCATTATATATCGCGCTATGGGCATCCCAGTAGAAATGTTTACCGTGATGTTTGCTATGGGGCGTTTACCGGGTTGGATATCGCAATGGAGAGAAATGCGCATGCGTAAAGAACCTATTGGACGACCAAGACAACTATATATAGGTGAAACGCTAAGACCGTTTAAATCCATTGATAAAAGGTAA
- a CDS encoding dimethylarginine dimethylaminohydrolase family protein, with product MKLNIQNETSRLKAVILGTAESVGAIPSIADAYDPKSIQHIKAGTYPKESDMVKEMEAVAAVFKKYDVAVYRPKVIQDYNQIFSRDIAFVIEDKLIKANILPDREREYEAIQHVLDQIGEENIIVLPEECHVEGGDVMPWNDYIFIGTYSGDDYSDYITARTNMDAVMAIQELFPNKTVKAFELRKSNTDPKENALHLDCCFQPVGKDKAILHKNGFLVEKEYEWLLDFFGKDNVFEITKEEMYQMNSNVFSISEDVVISEKNFTRLNAWLREKGFTVEEVPYAEIAKQEGLLRCSTMPLIRD from the coding sequence ATGAAGTTAAACATACAGAACGAAACCTCTAGATTAAAAGCCGTCATTCTGGGAACAGCAGAAAGTGTTGGCGCAATTCCATCCATAGCAGACGCCTATGACCCTAAATCCATTCAGCATATCAAAGCTGGCACCTATCCAAAAGAAAGTGATATGGTTAAGGAAATGGAAGCTGTGGCAGCCGTGTTTAAGAAATATGATGTTGCCGTCTATAGACCGAAAGTCATTCAAGATTATAACCAAATATTTTCTCGGGACATTGCTTTTGTAATTGAAGATAAATTGATCAAAGCTAATATTTTACCAGACCGTGAACGCGAGTATGAAGCCATTCAGCATGTGTTAGATCAAATAGGAGAGGAGAACATTATTGTGTTGCCAGAAGAATGCCATGTAGAAGGAGGTGATGTGATGCCATGGAACGATTATATTTTTATTGGCACCTATTCCGGCGATGATTATTCAGATTATATTACTGCTCGTACTAATATGGATGCGGTTATGGCGATTCAAGAATTATTCCCCAATAAAACGGTAAAAGCATTCGAATTGAGAAAGTCAAATACAGATCCTAAGGAGAATGCATTGCATTTGGATTGTTGTTTTCAGCCGGTTGGAAAAGATAAGGCCATACTTCATAAAAACGGATTTTTGGTTGAAAAGGAATATGAATGGTTACTGGATTTCTTCGGGAAAGACAATGTTTTCGAAATCACAAAAGAGGAAATGTACCAGATGAATAGTAATGTGTTTTCAATTTCTGAAGATGTCGTAATTTCTGAAAAAAACTTTACTAGATTAAATGCGTGGCTACGAGAAAAAGGATTTACAGTAGAAGAAGTCCCTTATGCAGAAATAGCAAAGCAAGAAGGTCTATTGCGTTGTTCTACGATGCCTTTGATTCGAGATTGA
- a CDS encoding outer membrane beta-barrel protein: MKYLLSLLFVPFLLLSHAQVNFQKGYLIDNSNNKIECFIKNLDWKKNPEFITYRLTDDSSEETLTSSQLKEFRIYDTDNFYRRHTVNKKLIGPLYEDLQLRTNIFLLKVLVDSQSDLYELYTNGKYYFFYEKSNDLVFLDYKKTVDENNIIKENAKFKKQLYDNFKCDDFSLDDYSNLRYNSTNLSEFFSEVNQCYGIEYLNFHIQRTRPKISFRLSGGLNLNSSLNNENASSYVLSYSIPPFSGNPQGEDVVRNYEGIDNYKTNNNFSLGVEAEVRLPFDQNNWSGFIALNYQNVSQIEGDKNFSEPSVANFDVSSYILYSFIQIPLGVRRYFDINDKIEIYAHLAYTQNVILSTDYSTQVSEVPTSSRDYDFRSRANREKTSNSGGYFGIGLNFLGRYALDINYYALNLSIDDDYQVRMKGIGINALYTIF; this comes from the coding sequence ATGAAATATTTACTATCCTTACTTTTTGTGCCTTTTCTTTTATTAAGTCATGCCCAAGTTAATTTTCAAAAAGGATATTTGATTGATAATTCTAATAACAAAATTGAGTGTTTTATAAAGAATTTAGATTGGAAAAAAAATCCAGAATTTATTACTTACAGATTAACTGATGACTCATCTGAAGAAACCTTGACATCAAGTCAACTCAAAGAATTCAGGATTTATGATACGGATAATTTTTATAGAAGACATACAGTTAATAAAAAACTTATTGGGCCACTTTATGAAGATTTGCAGTTGCGCACTAATATTTTTTTGTTAAAGGTCTTGGTAGACTCTCAGTCCGATTTATACGAGCTTTATACTAATGGTAAATATTATTTTTTCTATGAAAAGAGTAATGATCTAGTTTTCTTAGATTATAAAAAAACGGTTGACGAAAACAATATAATAAAAGAAAATGCTAAGTTTAAAAAACAACTATACGATAATTTTAAATGCGATGATTTCAGTTTAGATGATTACTCCAATCTAAGATATAATAGCACCAATTTATCAGAATTTTTTTCTGAAGTTAATCAATGTTATGGAATCGAGTATCTTAATTTTCACATTCAAAGAACTAGACCTAAAATAAGTTTTAGACTTAGCGGTGGCCTTAATTTAAACTCCAGTCTAAACAATGAAAATGCAAGTTCGTACGTTCTTTCTTATAGTATACCCCCTTTTTCTGGTAATCCTCAAGGAGAAGATGTTGTCAGAAATTATGAAGGTATAGATAATTATAAAACCAATAATAACTTCTCTCTTGGGGTAGAAGCGGAAGTTCGCTTACCATTTGACCAAAATAATTGGAGCGGATTTATTGCACTTAATTATCAAAATGTATCTCAGATAGAAGGAGATAAAAATTTTTCAGAACCGAGTGTTGCAAATTTTGACGTGTCATCATATATATTATATTCTTTTATTCAAATTCCACTAGGTGTTAGACGCTATTTTGATATAAATGATAAAATAGAAATATATGCACATTTGGCATATACACAAAATGTTATTTTAAGCACAGATTATAGTACTCAAGTAAGTGAGGTGCCTACTTCCTCAAGAGACTATGATTTTAGGTCAAGAGCTAATCGAGAGAAAACGAGTAATTCTGGTGGATATTTCGGAATTGGTTTAAACTTTTTAGGACGTTATGCCTTAGATATAAATTATTACGCATTAAATCTGAGCATAGATGATGATTATCAAGTAAGAATGAAGGGGATTGGAATTAATGCTTTATATACAATTTTTTAA
- a CDS encoding acyl-CoA-binding protein translates to MTSEELDIEFNTAVDRVNDHTEPFPADFLLRLYAYFKKATNNYDRPSSRKPIINAFKTNALFQVKDITEDQAKQEYIDLVNNYFLYRK, encoded by the coding sequence ATGACTTCCGAGGAATTAGATATAGAATTTAATACAGCTGTAGATCGTGTAAATGACCATACTGAGCCGTTTCCTGCTGATTTTTTATTACGCCTCTATGCTTATTTTAAGAAAGCAACCAATAATTATGATCGGCCTAGTAGTCGTAAACCCATAATTAATGCATTTAAAACCAATGCCCTTTTCCAAGTAAAAGATATTACAGAAGACCAAGCTAAACAAGAATATATTGATTTGGTGAATAATTATTTTTTGTATCGGAAGTAA
- a CDS encoding phosphatidylserine decarboxylase family protein: protein MFHKEGHKIIFVTLVIVVGSFFLIDEFISNEWLRKGLMLAILVFFILILQFFRNPKRKTHANEKQALSPVDGKVVVIEEVLETEVFKDKRIQVSVFMSPINVHVTRYPISGNVSYSKYHPGKYLVAWHPKSSLENERTTVVVENESFGKVLHRQIAGALAKRIVNYAVVDTKVEQGTDSGFIKFGSRVDLLLPLDADIKVELNQKVRGGESVIAEMK from the coding sequence ATGTTTCATAAAGAAGGTCATAAAATTATATTCGTAACCCTTGTCATTGTTGTGGGTTCATTTTTTTTAATCGATGAATTCATTAGTAATGAGTGGCTTCGAAAAGGCCTAATGCTGGCTATTTTAGTGTTTTTCATTTTAATTTTACAATTTTTTAGAAATCCAAAACGGAAGACACATGCTAATGAGAAGCAAGCCTTATCACCTGTAGATGGGAAAGTTGTGGTGATTGAAGAGGTATTGGAAACTGAGGTTTTTAAAGATAAACGTATTCAGGTATCCGTTTTTATGTCTCCTATAAATGTGCACGTTACCCGCTACCCTATTTCCGGAAATGTGAGTTACAGTAAGTACCATCCCGGAAAATATTTGGTAGCTTGGCATCCCAAATCCAGTCTGGAGAATGAACGTACTACGGTCGTTGTGGAAAACGAGAGTTTTGGTAAAGTTTTGCATCGCCAGATTGCTGGAGCCTTGGCAAAACGCATTGTTAACTATGCCGTAGTAGATACTAAAGTAGAGCAAGGAACAGATTCCGGATTTATAAAATTTGGGTCTCGCGTAGATTTATTATTACCTTTAGATGCCGACATTAAAGTAGAGCTCAATCAAAAAGTTAGAGGTGGCGAAAGTGTTATTGCAGAAATGAAGTAA
- a CDS encoding phosphatidate cytidylyltransferase, whose amino-acid sequence MKELAIRAFSGAIYAALLIGSLFFQHASIVLIGIFGIIALFELSNLIKQKSNIQYLIFVLIYGGFWYFCLQNPNLTESDKAIQILMVITIFVNLILIKDLFTSKKIPLFESKRYIVSTFYLTSGFVFILLIANFHNAFTPLLLLGGLILMWVNDSAAYLVGKNFGKQKLFPSISPKKTVEGFLGGLFFACISSYFIATYTETLNFNSWLILAIIISVFGTLGDLIESKFKRQAGVKDSGVIMPGHGGLLDRLDSLIFAAPFVYLFLRISGHVS is encoded by the coding sequence ATGAAAGAATTAGCGATAAGAGCCTTTTCTGGTGCAATCTATGCCGCCTTGTTAATAGGTTCACTTTTTTTTCAACACGCTTCAATTGTCTTAATTGGAATATTTGGTATCATTGCCCTATTCGAACTCAGCAATCTTATAAAGCAAAAATCAAATATTCAATACTTAATTTTTGTTCTTATTTATGGTGGATTTTGGTATTTCTGTTTGCAGAATCCAAATCTAACGGAAAGTGATAAGGCGATTCAAATTTTAATGGTCATTACTATATTTGTAAATCTTATTTTAATCAAGGATTTGTTTACTTCAAAGAAAATTCCACTATTTGAATCTAAACGCTATATCGTCTCTACCTTTTATTTAACTAGCGGTTTTGTGTTTATACTTTTGATTGCTAACTTCCATAATGCATTTACACCATTGTTGCTATTGGGAGGATTGATTTTGATGTGGGTCAACGATAGTGCGGCTTACTTGGTTGGAAAGAATTTTGGCAAACAGAAATTGTTTCCGAGCATCTCACCTAAGAAAACGGTTGAAGGCTTTTTGGGCGGTTTATTTTTTGCTTGTATATCGAGTTATTTTATCGCTACATACACAGAAACACTCAATTTTAATTCTTGGTTAATTCTGGCTATTATTATTAGTGTTTTTGGTACGCTCGGTGATTTAATCGAATCGAAATTTAAACGCCAAGCTGGTGTGAAGGATAGTGGCGTTATAATGCCAGGACATGGAGGACTTCTAGATAGATTAGATAGTCTTATATTTGCGGCACCATTTGTTTATTTATTTTTAAGAATTTCAGGTCATGTTTCATAA
- a CDS encoding LUD domain-containing protein: protein MSLFRKFFGKKSDETEEHIPNQERGKYMPEVKLPVDERFTINFKANGGKFLYCENFDEVKESFNAILDENNWQNDKVFLFDQRLSDLFKGFDLNTTKKLSESTYFLSTCEYLISDDGSLLISSNQIAEKKLIELPDHFIIYATTSQFVETIGEGLKGIKAKSKATIPTNITTIKHFKTADDKDFLTYGSSSKNLYLLLLEDL, encoded by the coding sequence ATGAGCTTATTTCGTAAATTCTTCGGAAAAAAGTCTGATGAGACTGAAGAACACATACCTAATCAAGAGCGTGGCAAATACATGCCAGAAGTTAAGCTACCTGTAGATGAACGTTTTACCATTAACTTTAAAGCCAATGGTGGTAAATTTTTGTATTGTGAAAATTTTGATGAAGTAAAGGAGAGTTTTAATGCGATACTTGATGAAAACAATTGGCAGAATGATAAAGTCTTTTTATTCGATCAACGCTTATCAGACTTATTTAAAGGTTTTGACCTAAATACAACCAAAAAACTTTCGGAAAGCACCTATTTTTTATCCACTTGCGAATATTTAATTTCAGATGATGGTTCGTTATTGATATCTTCAAATCAAATTGCTGAAAAAAAATTAATAGAATTACCAGACCACTTCATTATTTATGCTACAACGAGCCAGTTTGTAGAAACCATTGGTGAAGGTCTCAAAGGTATCAAAGCAAAAAGTAAAGCGACAATACCAACCAATATCACGACCATAAAGCATTTTAAGACTGCTGACGACAAAGACTTTCTAACTTATGGAAGTAGTTCAAAGAATTTGTACCTACTTCTACTAGAAGATTTATAA
- the ftsH gene encoding ATP-dependent zinc metalloprotease FtsH encodes MAKDNKNLNKKPKLSPYWIYGIIIAVFLSIQIFSGGFGGSTGTQTTPAQFLEYLNQGDVAKIEIVNKREARVFLTKEAKEQAPHKKTKPNSIIPSVTPTPNYKFEFGDLQNFEKEVNEVIKANNLDTVLVYETEQNVWGDFLLTLLPFVLIIGVWIFIMRRMSGGGGGGAGGQIFNIGKSKAKLFDEKTDMKTSFKDVAGLEGAKEEVQEIVDFLKFPEKYTALGGKIPKGALLVGPPGTGKTLLAKAVAGEAKVPFFSLSGSDFVEMFVGVGASRVRDLFKQAKEKSPSIIFIDEIDAIGRARGKNNMSGSNDERENTLNQLLTEMDGFGTNTNVIVIAATNRADVLDSALMRAGRFDRQIYVDLPDVRERKEIFEVHLRPLKKEETLDIDFLAKQTPGFSGADIANVCNEAALIAARKGKQAVNKQDFLDAVDRIIGGLEKKNKIITPAEKRAVAFHEAGHATVSWMLEHAAPLVKVTIVPRGRSLGAAWYLPEERLIVHPEQMLDEMCAALGGRAAEKVIFDKISTGALSDLEKVTKQARAMVTVYGLSDKVGNLTYYDSSGQSEYGFTKPYSEKTAELIDKEISNIIEEQYQRAIELLKNNKDKLTELAEVLLDKEVIFKDNLEKIFGKRAFEQPVVLKEEEE; translated from the coding sequence ATGGCTAAAGACAATAAAAATTTAAACAAAAAACCGAAACTAAGTCCGTATTGGATTTACGGAATTATCATTGCTGTATTTCTATCTATTCAGATTTTTTCTGGCGGATTTGGAGGTTCAACAGGCACGCAAACCACGCCTGCGCAATTTTTAGAATATTTAAATCAAGGTGATGTTGCCAAAATTGAGATTGTAAATAAGAGAGAAGCTAGAGTTTTCTTAACTAAAGAGGCAAAAGAGCAAGCGCCTCATAAAAAAACCAAACCTAATTCCATAATTCCTTCTGTAACGCCTACACCGAATTACAAATTTGAATTTGGTGATCTTCAGAATTTTGAAAAGGAAGTGAATGAGGTCATTAAAGCCAATAACCTAGATACCGTACTTGTTTATGAAACCGAACAAAATGTGTGGGGAGATTTCCTATTAACCTTGTTACCATTTGTGCTCATCATTGGTGTTTGGATATTCATAATGCGTCGTATGTCTGGTGGTGGTGGCGGAGGCGCTGGTGGACAGATTTTCAATATTGGAAAATCCAAGGCCAAACTCTTCGACGAGAAAACAGATATGAAAACATCTTTCAAAGATGTTGCAGGTTTAGAAGGTGCTAAAGAAGAAGTCCAAGAGATTGTAGACTTCTTAAAATTTCCTGAAAAATATACGGCATTAGGCGGTAAGATTCCAAAAGGTGCCTTATTGGTAGGACCTCCTGGAACAGGAAAAACCTTATTAGCCAAAGCTGTCGCAGGCGAAGCAAAAGTGCCATTTTTCTCTTTATCTGGTTCAGATTTCGTGGAGATGTTTGTCGGTGTTGGTGCATCTCGTGTAAGAGACTTATTTAAGCAAGCTAAAGAAAAATCACCTTCAATTATTTTTATTGATGAGATTGACGCTATTGGTCGAGCAAGAGGAAAAAATAATATGTCTGGTTCTAACGACGAACGTGAAAACACTCTGAATCAACTCTTAACCGAAATGGACGGTTTTGGTACTAACACAAACGTCATTGTCATTGCTGCAACCAACAGAGCGGACGTTTTAGATAGCGCTTTAATGAGAGCTGGTCGTTTTGATCGTCAGATTTATGTGGACCTTCCGGATGTTAGGGAACGTAAAGAAATTTTTGAAGTGCATTTGCGTCCACTTAAAAAAGAAGAAACCTTAGATATCGATTTCTTAGCTAAACAAACGCCAGGCTTCTCTGGTGCTGATATTGCCAATGTTTGTAACGAAGCTGCTTTAATTGCCGCAAGAAAAGGCAAACAAGCCGTAAACAAACAAGATTTCTTGGATGCTGTTGATAGAATTATTGGTGGTTTAGAAAAGAAGAATAAAATTATAACACCTGCTGAAAAACGAGCCGTTGCGTTCCATGAAGCTGGTCATGCCACAGTGAGTTGGATGTTAGAACATGCTGCTCCTTTGGTAAAAGTTACTATTGTCCCAAGAGGCCGTTCTTTAGGTGCTGCATGGTATTTACCAGAAGAACGCTTAATTGTTCATCCTGAGCAAATGCTTGACGAAATGTGCGCTGCATTAGGTGGTAGAGCTGCTGAAAAAGTAATTTTCGATAAGATTTCGACAGGGGCTTTAAGCGACTTGGAAAAAGTGACCAAACAAGCGAGAGCCATGGTAACCGTTTATGGTTTGAGTGACAAAGTGGGCAACTTAACCTATTACGATTCTTCAGGACAATCTGAATATGGTTTCACAAAGCCGTATAGCGAAAAGACTGCAGAACTAATAGATAAGGAGATTTCCAATATTATTGAAGAGCAATATCAACGGGCCATCGAATTATTAAAAAACAATAAAGACAAACTTACCGAATTGGCTGAAGTACTATTGGATAAAGAAGTTATTTTTAAAGATAATCTCGAAAAAATCTTTGGAAAACGTGCTTTTGAACAGCCAGTAGTTCTTAAAGAAGAGGAAGAGTAA
- the rsfS gene encoding ribosome silencing factor — protein MTKENTNADQLITTIIGGIEEVKGKEITILDLREIENTVCDYFIVCEGSSNTQVNAIVGSIQKQVSKTLKDKPWHVEGTENAEWVLMDYVNVVVHVFQKHIREYYDIESLWGDAKTTQIETSY, from the coding sequence ATGACGAAAGAAAATACTAATGCTGACCAACTTATCACAACCATTATTGGTGGCATAGAAGAAGTTAAAGGAAAAGAGATTACAATTTTAGATTTAAGAGAAATAGAGAATACTGTTTGTGATTATTTTATTGTTTGCGAAGGTTCTTCAAATACGCAAGTCAACGCAATCGTCGGTTCCATACAAAAACAAGTTAGCAAAACACTTAAAGATAAACCTTGGCATGTTGAAGGTACTGAAAATGCCGAATGGGTTTTAATGGATTATGTTAATGTGGTAGTACATGTGTTTCAAAAACATATACGAGAGTATTACGACATTGAGAGTCTTTGGGGAGATGCTAAGACAACACAAATAGAAACAAGTTACTAA